AAAACAGCGTGAATACCTTTAAGGTTATTAATTTTCACCTTTAAGCTGATGCCTAAATACAAACATCTTTTTTTTGACTTAGATCGTACCCTTTGGGATTTTGAAAAAAGTGCCCTTGAAGCTTTTGAAGAAATTTTCGATAAACATCAACTGGAACAAAAAGGAATTACTAACGTACAAACATTCCATCAAAAATATTCGGATCATAATCAACGGTTATGGAACCTATATCGCGAGGGGAAATTGCCCAAAGAGATCTTGCGGTGGAAACGTTTTTATCTGACCCTGCTCGACTTTGGCATTGACGACAAAGATCTGGCAGAGACGATGGGAGAAGATTATCTTACCATTAGTCCGCAAAAAGTAAATCTCTTCCCTCATGCAATAGAAACACTGTCCTGCCTTTTCGAAAAATACCACCTTCACCTTATTACCAACGGATTTCAGGAAGTACAACAAATCAAACTCCGTGCATCGGGGATGAATCGCTATTTTGAGCAGGTCATTACATCCGAAGAAGCCGGAGTAAAAAAACCGAATCCGCAGATTTTTTATTATGCCCTTGAAAAAAGCGCAGCTTCGCCGGACGAAAGCCTGATGATCGGAGACGATTATCCTGTGGATATTGAAGGAGCCCGGAATGTGGGAATGGATCAGGTCTTTTTTGACCCGGAAAATGCTTCCCAAGAAATCACAGCCACTTTTAAAATTGCGGATTTAAAAGAACTTTGCAACTTTCTGTAATAAAATTTAACAAATTGTTGCTTTTTTTAAAACGATATATTACTTTCGCTTAAAAATTCATTATGCGATAACCAGTTAATTATCAATTAAAAAGAGCAAACATGAAAAGATATCTACCTTTTATAAAAATTTCTGTCATTGCCCTTTTCTTTTTTATCTTCTCACAAGGGACAAAAGCACAGAATGGTTATATTTTATATGGTTTACGCGATATACAACAAAGTAGTTTTTTAAATCCGGCTTTTGCATCAGGAGCTCATGTTGTCGTAGGAATCCCTCTCCTTTCCAACCTTTCTGTAGGTTTATTTTCTACCGGAGGGGGAATTGGTGATTATGTAAGCACATACCCGGGAACCGACTCTTTATATTTCGATTTGGACAAAATAATCAACAACGGAAA
The sequence above is drawn from the Candidatus Sulfidibacterium hydrothermale genome and encodes:
- a CDS encoding YjjG family noncanonical pyrimidine nucleotidase, coding for MPKYKHLFFDLDRTLWDFEKSALEAFEEIFDKHQLEQKGITNVQTFHQKYSDHNQRLWNLYREGKLPKEILRWKRFYLTLLDFGIDDKDLAETMGEDYLTISPQKVNLFPHAIETLSCLFEKYHLHLITNGFQEVQQIKLRASGMNRYFEQVITSEEAGVKKPNPQIFYYALEKSAASPDESLMIGDDYPVDIEGARNVGMDQVFFDPENASQEITATFKIADLKELCNFL